CGCTACGCTTCGCCGAGGGGAGGACCGGCCCGAGGGGGCCGGTCTGGCCCGCCGCCCGTGGCGGCGTCGTGCCTGCCGATCCGCGCCCGGGGGGCGCGGCCGGCGACCCGCGAGCGAGAGGTGCGGCCGGGTGGCGAAGGGCGGGCAGGGGCGGCTGACCGAGGCGGGTCAGCGCACGCACACGGTGTCGGTGCGGCTGACTCCGGCGGAGCTGGAGAGGTGGCACGCGGCCCGCTCGAAGACGGCCCGCAAGGAGCTCGGCGCGTGGGTCCGCGCCATGGTCGAGGAGGCGCTGAACGGCCACCCGGGGATCCCGGGCGACGTCGCCCAGGTGCCGGAGGTGAACCACGCGGTGTTCGTCCAGCTCGCCGCGATCGGCAACAACATGAACCAGATCGCCTACCTGTCGAACACCGCCGGC
This region of Kitasatospora gansuensis genomic DNA includes:
- the mobC gene encoding plasmid mobilization relaxosome protein MobC, whose protein sequence is MAKGGQGRLTEAGQRTHTVSVRLTPAELERWHAARSKTARKELGAWVRAMVEEALNGHPGIPGDVAQVPEVNHAVFVQLAAIGNNMNQIAYLSNTAGGVPAELHQRLAEAIEAVGDAALAVRGLAPMTGPAGLAEHDQEHDDVDQGDEAEPGPAR